In Oryza sativa Japonica Group chromosome 11, ASM3414082v1, the following are encoded in one genomic region:
- the LOC107278245 gene encoding receptor-like protein EIX2: protein MNSPMCTFIVVLTSIVFLMVTSNGQAQAPIGCIPRERDALLEFKNSITDDPMGQLKFWRRGDDCCQWRGIRCSNRTGHVIKLQLWKPKFDDDGMSLVGNGMVGLISPSLLSLEHLQHLDLSWNNLSGSDGHIPGFIGSFRNLRYLNLSGMPFIGVVPPQLGNLSKLQFLDLSSCIGLEMQSRSGMTWLRNIPLLQYLNLNSVDLSAVDNWLHVMNQLPSLRVLNLSNCSLQRADQKLTHLHNNFTRLERLDLSGNQFNHPAASCWFWNITSLKDLILSGNRLYGQLPDALADMTSLQVLDFSINRPVPISPIGLLPSSQAPPSSGDDDAAIEGITIMAENLRNLCSLEILDLTQSLSSGNITELIDNLAKCPASKLQQLILKYNNITGILPISMGVFSSLVYLDLSQNYLTGQLPSEIGMLRNLTWMDLSYNGLVHLPPEIGMLTNLAYIDLGHNNFSHLPSEIGMLSNLGYLDLSFNNLDGVITEKHFAHLASLESIYLPYNSLEIVVDPEWLPPFRLKYAYFYCCQMGPMFPKWLQTQVDIIELDIANTSIKDTFPEWFWTTVSKATYLDISNNQIRGGLPTNMETMLLETFYLDSNLITGEIPELPINLETLDISNNYLSGPLPSNIGAPNLAHLNLYSNQISGHIPGYLCNLGALEALDLGNNRFEGELPRCFEMGVGSLKFLRLSNNRLSGNFPSFLRKCKELHFIDLSWNKLSGILPKWIGDLTELQILRLSHNSFSGDIPRSITKLTNLHHLDLASNNISGAIPNSLSKILAMIGQPYEGADQTPAASGVNYTSPVATKGQERQYNEENVEVVNIDLSSNFLTGGIPEDIVSLGGLVNLNLSRNHLSGQIPYKIGAMRMLASLDLSENKLYGEIPASLSSLTFLSYLNLSYNSLTGRIPSGSQLETIYNQHPDIYNGNSGLCGPPLQKNCSSNNVPKQGHMERTGQGFHIEPFFFGLVMGLIVGLWLVFCTLLFKKSWRVAYFRFFDKMYDKAYVLVVVGWARLTRKTATI from the coding sequence ATGAATTCCCCCATGTGCACCTTCATCGTGGTCCTTACTTCCATCGTCTTCCTCATGGTCACCTCCAATGGCCAAGCACAAGCTCCCATTGGCTGCATCCCGCGCGAGAGGGACGCGCTGCTAGAGTTCAAGAACAGCATTACGGATGACCCGATGGGCCAGCTCAAGTTTTGGCGGCGAGGCGACGACTGTTGCCAGTGGCGAGGCATCCGGTGCAGCAACAGGACCGGCCATGTCATCAAGCTTCAACTTTGGAAGCCCAAGTTTGATGATGATGGCATGAGCCTCGTCGGAAACGGTATGGTAGGACTGATAAGTCCCTCTCTGCTTTCTTTGGAGCATCTGCAACATCTTGATCTCAGCTGGAACAACCTAAGTGGTTCAGATGGCCACATTCCAGGGTTCATAGGATCTTTTAGGAACTTGAGATATCTGAACCTCTCTGGCATGCCGTTCATCGGCGTGGTGCCGCCTCAGCTTGGTAACCTCTCAAAGCTGCAATTTCTTGACCTCTCATCTTGCATAGGGCTAGAAATGCAGTCAAGATCAGGCATGACATGGTTAAGGAACATACCTTTGCTACAGTATCTCAACCTTAATTCGGTAGACCTCAGCGCAGTTGATAATTGGCTTCATGTGATGAACCAGCTTCCTTCCTTAAGGGTTCTTAATCTCTCTAATTGCTCACTTCAAAGAGCAGACCAAAAGCTGACTCACCTTCACAATAACTTCACCCGGCTCGAGAGACTTGATCTCTCCGGGAACCAGTTTAATCATCCTGCTGCTTCTTGTTGGTTTTGGAACATTACAAGCCTCAAGGACCTCATACTTTCTGGGAACAGATTATATGGCCAACTCCCTGATGCACTGGCAGATATGACATCCCTCCAGGTCCTCGATTTTTCGATTAATCGTCCTGTACCTATCTCACCAATAGGTCTGCTTCCATCCAGCCAAGCACCCCCTTCCTCCGGTGACGATGATGCCGCCATCGAAGGCATCACTATCATGGCTGAGAACTTGAGAAATCTATGCAGTTTAGAAATCCTGGACCTCACACAGAGTCTCTCATCTGGAAACATAACTGAGTTAATTGATAATTTGGCGAAATGCCCGGCCAGCAAACTGCAGCAATTGATTTTGAAATACAACAATATCACAGGCATCCTGCCAATATCAATGGGAGTGTTTTCCAGTTTAGTATACCTTGACCTCTCACAAAACTATCTCACAGGACAACTGCCTTCTGAGATAGGCATGCTTAGAAATCTGACATGGATGGACTTAAGCTACAATGGCCTGGTTCATTTGCCTCCTGAGATAGGTATGCTCACAAATTTGGCCTATATCGACCTAGGCCACAACAACTTTTCTCATCTGCCTTCTGAGATAGGTATGCTCTCAAATCTAGGATATTTGGACCTAAGCTTCAACAACCTAGATGGAGTCATCACAGAGAAACACTTTGCGCATCTAGCAAGCTTGGAGTCGATATATTTGCCTTATAATTCCTTGGAGATTGTGGTTGATCCTGAATGGTTACCTCCCTTCAGACTAAAGTAtgcatatttttattgttgtcaAATGGGCCCCATGTTTCCTAAATGGCTCCAAACACAAGTTGATATTATTGAACTTGACATAGCAAACACAAGTATAAAAGATACCTTTCCAGAATGGTTCTGGACAACAGTTTCAAAGGCCACATATTTGGACATCTCCAACAATCAAATCCGTGGTGGATTGCCAACAAATATGGAAACCATGTTGTTGGAGACATTTTATCTGGATTCAAACCTAATAACTGGTGAAATACCTGAATTGCCAATAAACCTCGAAACACTGGACATCTCCAACAATTACCTATCAGGACCTTTGCCATCCAACATTGGAGCTCCAAATCTTGCTCACCTGAATCTCTACTCCAATCAAATCAGTGGACATATTCCAGGATATTTATGCAACTTGGGAGCTTTGGAGGCCTTGGACCTAGGTAACAATCGTTTCGAGGGAGAACTTCCTCGATGTTTTGAGATGGGAGTAGGAAGCCTAAAATTTCTTCGATTAAGTAATAATAGATTATCTGGTAACTTCCCATCTTTTCTGCGCAAATGCAAAGAGCTACATTTCATCGATCTATCATGGAATAAATTATCAGGAATATTACCTAAATGGATTGGAGACTTGACTGAGTTACAAATTTTACGTCTGAGCCATAACTCATTCTCTGGCGATATTCCAAGAAGCATCACCAAACTTACAAACCTTCATCATTTAGATCTTGCAAGCAATAATATTTCAGGTGCTATACCAAATAGTTTGTCAAAAATACTAGCGATGATAGGACAACCATATGAAGGAGCTGATCAGACTCCTGCAGCATCAGGAGTAAACTATACTTCTCCTGTGGCCACAAAAGGGCAAGAGCGCCAATATAATGAGGAAAATGTGGAAGTGGTGAACATTGACTTGTCTTCCAATTTCTTGACCGGCGGAATTCCTGAAGACATAGTCTCTCTTGGTGGATTAGTAAATCTAAATCTATCAAGGAATCACTTGAGTGGACAAATTCCATATAAGATTGGGGCCATGAGAATGTTGGCATCGCTTGACCTATCAGAGAACAAGCTCTATGGCGAAATCCCAGCAAGCCTATCCAGTTTGACATTTCTAAGTTATTTGAACTTGTCATATAATAGTCTCACAGGAAGGATACCATCAGGGTCACAACTTGAGACCATCTACAATCAACACCCTGACATATACAATGGCAACAGTGGTCTCTGCGGGCCGCCACTTCAAAAGAATTGTTCGAGTAATAATGTACCAAAGCAAGGTCATATGGAAAGAACTGGACAAGGTTTCCACATAGAACCGTTCTTCTTTGGACTTGTAATGGGACTCATAGTTGGTTTATGGTTGGTTTTCTGTACACTATTGTTCAAGAAATCATGGAGGGTTGCCTACTTCCGCTTCTTCGATAAGATGTATGATAAAGCATACGTGCTTGTGGTCGTTGGTTGGGCAAGGCTGACCAGAAAGACTGCAACAATTTGA
- the LOC4350737 gene encoding receptor-like protein EIX2 codes for MSTAIIIVSTTTSSSFFFFLLLMITTGGGCKPRERDALLAFKEGIVKDPAGLLSSWQRGGHYDDDDDQLLEEDCCQWRGVRCSNLTGHVVKLNLRNDYADVGTGLVGEIGHSLISLEHLRYLDLSMNNLAGPTGHVPEFLGSFRSLRYLNLSGIVFSGMVPPQLGKLSNLKFLDFSGMLPSSMAPFLYISDASWLAHLSNLQYLNLNGVNLSTVLDWPHVLNMIPSLKFLSLSSCSLQSANQYPTQINLRQLEILDLSNNYELSDQAESSWIWSLTSLKYLNLSSTSLYGEIPQALGNMLSLQVLDFSYNMSVSKKGNMCIMKANLKNLCNLEVLDLDYRLAYGEISEIFESLPQCSPNKLKELHLANNNLTGNLPKLVGRLTSLVTLDLFNNNITGQVPSEIGMLTNLTNLYLHYNCLDGVITEEHFANLTSLKSIYLCYNYLEIVVDPEWLPPFRLEKAYFASTSMGPSFPSWLQSQVDILELAMSDAGINDTFPDWFSTTFSKATFLEMSQNQIAGGLPTNMENMSLEKLYLDCNHIADRIPRMPRNLMLLDISYNLISGDVPQSICELQKLNGLDLSNNLLEGEFPQCSLMSRVSFFRASNNSFSGNFPSFLQGWTKLSFLDLSWNKFSGTLPTWIGNFNKLEFLQLKHNMFSGSIPDSITNLGKLSHLDLASNGLSGPLPQHLSNLTGMMINHDTTKYEERLSGCDYKSFVNMKGQELQYNQEKVTVVTIDLSSNFLTGVIPEGIVSLDGIINLNLSWNNLNGKIPYMIGAIKSLESLDLSKNNFYGEIPQSLSDLTYLSYLNLSYNNLTGRVPSGTQLCSLYDQNHHLYDGNDGLCGPPLQKSCYKYDASKQGYQIRSKQGFHIGSFSIGVTVGFMAGLWVVFYILLFKKSWRIAYFCFLDNMYDEVYVKVIVVWAKLTGRTDERLRMSQVAWSSIDSDEYYE; via the coding sequence ATGAGTACGGCCATTATCAtcgtctccaccaccacctcctcctccttcttcttcttcctcctcctcatgatcactaccggcggcggctgcaaaCCGCGGGAGAGAGACGCTCTGCTGGCGTTCAAGGAAGGCATCGTCAAGGATCCTGcaggcctcctctcctcctggcaAAGAGGAGGCCactatgatgatgatgatgatcagcTGCTGGAAGAGGATTGTTGCCAATGGAGAGGCGTCCGGTGCAGCAACCTCACCGGCCATGTCGTCAAGCTCAACCTCCGAAACGATTACGCCGACGTTGGAACAGGTCTGGTTGGCGAGATAGGCCATTCTCTGATCTCGCTGGAGCATCTCAGGTACCTTGATCTCAGCATGAACAACCTGGCAGGTCCAACTGGACATGTCCCTGAGTTCTTGGGCTCTTTCAGAAGCTTGAGATATCTGAATCTATCTGGTATAGTGTTCTCCGGCATGGTGCCACCTCAGCTCGGTAAGCTTTCAAATCTGAAATTTCTCGACTTCTCCGGGATGTTGCCCTCCAGCATGGCTCCATTTCTGTACATTAGTGATGCTTCATGGTTAGCACACTTGTCCAATTTGCAATATCTGAACCTTAACGGGGTAAACCTTAGCACAGTACTCGATTGGCCTCATGTTCTGAATATGATCCCTTCTCTGAAGTTCCTTAGCCTTTCTTCTTGCTCACTTCAGAGTGCAAATCAGTATCCCACACAGATTAACCTCAGGCAACTTGAGATACTTGATCTTTCCAACAATTATGAACTTAGTGACCAAGCTGAATCTAGTTGGATTTGGAGCTTGACATCCCTCAAGTATCTCAATCTTAGTTCGACTAGTTTGTATGGTGAGATCCCACAAGCACTAGGAAACATGCTGTCCCTCCAAGTTCTTGATTTCTCGTACAACATGAGTGTTTCGAAGAAAGGTAACATGTGCATCATGAAGGCAAACTTGAAGAATCTGTGCAATTTGGAAGTTCTTGACCTTGATTATAGACTGGCATATGGAGAGATTTCAGAAATATTTGAGAGTTTACCACAGTGTTCACCCAACAAACTGAAGGAACTTCATTTGGCTAATAACAATTTGACTGGGAATTTACCAAAATTGGTAGGGAGGCTAACAAGCTTAGTCACTCTTGACCTCTTTAATAATAACATCACTGGACAAGTGCCTTCTGAGATAGGTATGCTCACAAATTTGACAAACTTGTACCTCCATTACAATTGCCTGGATGGTGTCATCACAGAGGAGCACTTTGCCAATCTAACGAGCTTGAAGTCGATATATTTGTGTTATAATTACTTGGAGATTGTAGTGGATCCTGAATGGTTACCTCCCTTCAGATTAGAGAAGGCATACTTTGCATCTACTTCGATGGGTCCCTCATTTCCCTCATGGCTTCAATCACAAGTCGATATTCTTGAACTTGCTATGAGCGATGCTGGAATAAATGATACATTTCCAGACTGGTTCTCTACAACATTTTCGAAGGCCACGTTTTTGGAGATGTCGCAGAATCAAATTGCTGGAGGCTTGCCAACAAATATGGAAAACATGTCATTGGAAAAATTATATTTGGACTGCAACCACATAGCTGATCGAATTCCTCGGATGCCGAGAAACCTTATGCTACTAGATATATCATATAACCTTATCAGTGGTGATGTTCCACAGTCTATTTGTGAATTGCAGAAATTAAATGGCCTTGACTTGTCCAATAATCTACTCGAGGGCGAGTTCCCTCAATGTTCTCTAATGAGCAGGGTATCATTTTTTCGTGCAAGTAACAATAGTTTTTCTGGCAACTTCCCATCTTTTTTACAGGGTTGGACAAAGTTAAGTTTCCTTGATCTGTCATGGAATAAATTCTCTGGGACTTTGCCTACATGGATTGGAAACTTTAACAAGCTAGAATTTCTGCAGCTTAAGCACAATATGTTCTCTGGAAGTATTCCTGACAGCATCACCAACCTTGGAAAGCTTTCTCATTTGGATCTAGCCAGCAATGGTTTATCAGGTCCCCTGCCTCAGCATTTGTCAAATTTAACAGGAATGATGATAAACCATGATACCACAAAATATGAAGAGAGACTATCTGGATGTGACTACAAATCTTTTGTGAACATGAAGGGACAGGAACTACAATACAACCAAGAAAAAGTAACAGTTGTGACAATTGACTTGTCTTCAAATTTTTTGACTGGTGTAATTCCTGAAGGCATAGTTTCTCTTGACGGAattataaatttgaatttgtCATGGAACAATTTGAATGGAAAAATTCCATACATGATTGGGGCCATCAAGTCATTGGAATCACTCGACCTCTCGAAGAACAATTTCTATGGTGAAATCCCACAAAGCCTATCTGATTTAACATATTTAAGTTATTTGAACCTATCTTATAACAATCTTACTGGAAGAGTACCATCAGGGACACAACTTTGTAGCCTCTATGACCAAAACCATCATCTGTATGACGGCAATGATGGTCTTTGTGGGCCACCTCTCCAAAAAAGTTGTTATAAGTATGATGCCTCAAAGCAAGGTTACCAGATCAGAAGCAAACAAGGTTTTCACATAGGGTCATTTTCCATTGGAGTTACAGTGGGATTTATGGCAGGCCTATGGGTGGTTTTCTATATTCTTTTGTTCAAGAAATCCTGGAGGATTGCTTACTTTTGCTTCTTGGACAATATGTATGATGAGGTTTATGTGAAGGTGATTGTTGTCTGGGCAAAGTTGACAGGAAGAACAGATGAAAGATTGCGAATGTCGCAGGTCGCATGGTCATCCATCGACTCTGACGAATACTATGAATAG